The nucleotide sequence CCTCCGAGCCGCTGCCGCCGGAGAAGAAAGAACCGGTGGTGGTCACGGTGGATGCCAACGGCGCGTATTATCTCAACATCGGCGAGCGTCACGACCAGGCCATCGAGGCCGATGCGCTGGTACAGACCGTTGCCGCGGTGTTGCGCAGACAACCCGACACGCCCATCCTGGTGCGCGGGGACGAGGGCGTAAATTACGGCAAGGTGGTCGAGGCCCTGTCACTGTTGCAAGGCGCGGGCGCCCCCAACGTGGGGCTGGTGACGGAATCACCGGCACAGTCCGCGCCGAAACAACGATGACTGCATGCTAAAGCTGCTCCGCAACAATCTGCGCGCGTTGAGTTTGGCGATACTGGTGCATGTCGCCCTGATCGTCATGCTGGTCATCAGTCTGGACTGGAAGCTGACGCCGCAGCCGGCCGGAGAACAGAAAGTGATACAGGCCACCGTGGTGGACGAGGCCAAGGTGCAGGCCGAGATGGAGAAGCTCACGCAACAGGATGTTCAGAAAAAACAGCAGGAACAGGAGCGCCAGAAACGGTTGGAGGAACAGGCGGAACAGGCTAAAAAGGCCCGCGAGGACGAGCACGCGCGTTTGGAGGAATTAAAACGGCAACAGCAGACCGAGGCCACGCGGCTGGAGCAACTCAAACAGGAACAGCAGGCCGCCGAGCAGCAGCGTCAGGAGCAGGCGCGCCTGCACGCCGAGCAGCAAAAGGCCGAGGCCGAGCGGCTGGAAAAAATCAAACAGGAACAACTTACCGCCGAGCAAAGGCGTAAGGAGGAAGAACAGCGCGCCGAAGCACTGAAGAAAAAACTCGCGGAAG is from Gammaproteobacteria bacterium and encodes:
- the tolR gene encoding protein TolR, whose protein sequence is MNGKRQRTRRLPMAEMNVVPYIDVMLVLLVIFMITAPLLAQGVKVNLPQTASEPLPPEKKEPVVVTVDANGAYYLNIGERHDQAIEADALVQTVAAVLRRQPDTPILVRGDEGVNYGKVVEALSLLQGAGAPNVGLVTESPAQSAPKQR
- the tolA gene encoding cell envelope integrity protein TolA, yielding MLKLLRNNLRALSLAILVHVALIVMLVISLDWKLTPQPAGEQKVIQATVVDEAKVQAEMEKLTQQDVQKKQQEQERQKRLEEQAEQAKKAREDEHARLEELKRQQQTEATRLEQLKQEQQAAEQQRQEQARLHAEQQKAEAERLEKIKQEQLTAEQRRKEEEQRAEALKKKLAEEEKQRKETEQQRLAEAETKRKIDEQKRQKAEQEAQRRREAEEQLKQQLAAEQAAGAEQNQQLIAQYVARIQREVTQNWLRPPTARLGMSCTVMVNLAPSGEVLNARVVTSSGDTAFDRSVEAAVYKASPLPLPPDPALFDYFRELNFIFKP